The Oryzias melastigma strain HK-1 linkage group LG13, ASM292280v2, whole genome shotgun sequence genome window below encodes:
- the c18h3orf33 gene encoding protein C3orf33 homolog isoform X1: MPTQQIIVRRFNGERTKIYNSNFRGFYVNLMYSGGALESHPVISKQTTGRRLCASLLKTYRPPSGRGFRCIEKMSTTCRSLPEKQKNISTCLAVAGVIVIARSIKLLTKFQAAREIPARFIERNVSLRGKVHSITEKGIEVEHVPIYLPVLSTLLSKHRDVSTSTMLVHLAGVELTPEGQTWLQNTLAPAQVVWLKLISREDNALHCLVSHSRQGSMWGHCMNEEVLKLGLARTAPIVGVLPDTPLYWRLHKRLHKAELKAEKKGRGFWREESLWERTSKAVRDSSIIRLMKTIFKRS, translated from the exons ATGCCAACGCAACAAATAATAGTTCGCCGTTTTAATGGCGAACgtacaaaaatatataactcTAATTTTAGGGGCTTCTATGTCAACTTAATGTACTCAGGAGGCGCACTCGAGAGCCATCCTGTCATTTCGAAGCAGACCACGGGGCGGAGACTCTGCGCAAGCCTTTTAAAGACGTACCGCCCCcccagtgggcggggcttcagatGCATCGAGAAAATGTCAACAACATGCCGGAGTCTTCCAGAGAAACAGAAA AACATCAGCACTTGTCTGGCAGTGGCTGGAGTGATAGTAATAGCAAGGAGCATCAAGCTG CTCACAAAATTTCAAGCTGCACGTGAGATCCCTGCTCGCTTCATTGAGAGGAATGTCAGCCTGCGAGGGAAAGTTCATTCGATCACAGAAAAAGGAATTGAAGTGGAACATGTGCCAATTTATCTGCCTGTTCTCTCTACATTACTGTCCAAACATAGGG ATGTGTCCACTTCAACAATGCTGGTGCATCTGGCAGGAGTGGAACTGACCCCAGAGGGGCAGACATGGTTGCAGAATACCCTGGCACCTGCCCAGGTGGTGTGGCTGAAACTTATCAGCAGAGAAGACAACGCTTTGCATTGTTTGGTGTCTCACAGCAGG CAGGGGTCAATGTGGGGCCACTGCATGAATGAAGAGGTCCTCAAGCTTGGCCTGGCTCGCACTGCGCCTATTGTGGGAGTGCTGCCTGACACCCCCCTGTACTGGCGCCTGCACAAACGGCTGCACAAGGCTGAGCTGAAAGCTGAGAAGAAGGGACGGGGCTTTTGGAGAGAGGAGAGTCTGTGGGAGAGAACTTCCAAGGCTGTCAGGGACAGCTCTATAATCAGACTGATGAAGACAATCTTTAAACGTTCCTAA
- the c18h3orf33 gene encoding protein C3orf33 homolog isoform X4, with translation MHRENVNNMPESSRETESEAAAVDRRQTVNGNKSSHNIVSLISKIADENISLVRNISTCLAVAGVIVIARSIKLLTKFQAAREIPARFIERNVSLRGKVHSITEKGIEVEHVPIYLPVLSTLLSKHRDVSTSTMLVHLAGVELTPEGQTWLQNTLAPAQVVWLKLISREDNALHCLVSHSRGSMWGHCMNEEVLKLGLARTAPIVGVLPDTPLYWRLHKRLHKAELKAEKKGRGFWREESLWERTSKAVRDSSIIRLMKTIFKRS, from the exons atGCATCGAGAAAATGTCAACAACATGCCGGAGTCTTCCAGAGAAACAGAAAGTGAGGCAGCAGCAGTGGACAGGCGTCAAACAGTTAATGGAAACAAATCGTCCCACAACATCGTGTCTTTAATATCTAAGATCGCAGATGAAAATATCTCGCTCGTGCGG AACATCAGCACTTGTCTGGCAGTGGCTGGAGTGATAGTAATAGCAAGGAGCATCAAGCTG CTCACAAAATTTCAAGCTGCACGTGAGATCCCTGCTCGCTTCATTGAGAGGAATGTCAGCCTGCGAGGGAAAGTTCATTCGATCACAGAAAAAGGAATTGAAGTGGAACATGTGCCAATTTATCTGCCTGTTCTCTCTACATTACTGTCCAAACATAGGG ATGTGTCCACTTCAACAATGCTGGTGCATCTGGCAGGAGTGGAACTGACCCCAGAGGGGCAGACATGGTTGCAGAATACCCTGGCACCTGCCCAGGTGGTGTGGCTGAAACTTATCAGCAGAGAAGACAACGCTTTGCATTGTTTGGTGTCTCACAGCAGG GGGTCAATGTGGGGCCACTGCATGAATGAAGAGGTCCTCAAGCTTGGCCTGGCTCGCACTGCGCCTATTGTGGGAGTGCTGCCTGACACCCCCCTGTACTGGCGCCTGCACAAACGGCTGCACAAGGCTGAGCTGAAAGCTGAGAAGAAGGGACGGGGCTTTTGGAGAGAGGAGAGTCTGTGGGAGAGAACTTCCAAGGCTGTCAGGGACAGCTCTATAATCAGACTGATGAAGACAATCTTTAAACGTTCCTAA
- the c18h3orf33 gene encoding protein C3orf33 homolog isoform X5 yields the protein MDRAIINISTCLAVAGVIVIARSIKLLTKFQAAREIPARFIERNVSLRGKVHSITEKGIEVEHVPIYLPVLSTLLSKHRDVSTSTMLVHLAGVELTPEGQTWLQNTLAPAQVVWLKLISREDNALHCLVSHSRQGSMWGHCMNEEVLKLGLARTAPIVGVLPDTPLYWRLHKRLHKAELKAEKKGRGFWREESLWERTSKAVRDSSIIRLMKTIFKRS from the exons ATGGATCGTGCCATAATC AACATCAGCACTTGTCTGGCAGTGGCTGGAGTGATAGTAATAGCAAGGAGCATCAAGCTG CTCACAAAATTTCAAGCTGCACGTGAGATCCCTGCTCGCTTCATTGAGAGGAATGTCAGCCTGCGAGGGAAAGTTCATTCGATCACAGAAAAAGGAATTGAAGTGGAACATGTGCCAATTTATCTGCCTGTTCTCTCTACATTACTGTCCAAACATAGGG ATGTGTCCACTTCAACAATGCTGGTGCATCTGGCAGGAGTGGAACTGACCCCAGAGGGGCAGACATGGTTGCAGAATACCCTGGCACCTGCCCAGGTGGTGTGGCTGAAACTTATCAGCAGAGAAGACAACGCTTTGCATTGTTTGGTGTCTCACAGCAGG CAGGGGTCAATGTGGGGCCACTGCATGAATGAAGAGGTCCTCAAGCTTGGCCTGGCTCGCACTGCGCCTATTGTGGGAGTGCTGCCTGACACCCCCCTGTACTGGCGCCTGCACAAACGGCTGCACAAGGCTGAGCTGAAAGCTGAGAAGAAGGGACGGGGCTTTTGGAGAGAGGAGAGTCTGTGGGAGAGAACTTCCAAGGCTGTCAGGGACAGCTCTATAATCAGACTGATGAAGACAATCTTTAAACGTTCCTAA
- the c18h3orf33 gene encoding protein C3orf33 homolog isoform X3, with translation MHRENVNNMPESSRETESEAAAVDRRQTVNGNKSSHNIVSLISKIADENISLVRNISTCLAVAGVIVIARSIKLLTKFQAAREIPARFIERNVSLRGKVHSITEKGIEVEHVPIYLPVLSTLLSKHRDVSTSTMLVHLAGVELTPEGQTWLQNTLAPAQVVWLKLISREDNALHCLVSHSRQGSMWGHCMNEEVLKLGLARTAPIVGVLPDTPLYWRLHKRLHKAELKAEKKGRGFWREESLWERTSKAVRDSSIIRLMKTIFKRS, from the exons atGCATCGAGAAAATGTCAACAACATGCCGGAGTCTTCCAGAGAAACAGAAAGTGAGGCAGCAGCAGTGGACAGGCGTCAAACAGTTAATGGAAACAAATCGTCCCACAACATCGTGTCTTTAATATCTAAGATCGCAGATGAAAATATCTCGCTCGTGCGG AACATCAGCACTTGTCTGGCAGTGGCTGGAGTGATAGTAATAGCAAGGAGCATCAAGCTG CTCACAAAATTTCAAGCTGCACGTGAGATCCCTGCTCGCTTCATTGAGAGGAATGTCAGCCTGCGAGGGAAAGTTCATTCGATCACAGAAAAAGGAATTGAAGTGGAACATGTGCCAATTTATCTGCCTGTTCTCTCTACATTACTGTCCAAACATAGGG ATGTGTCCACTTCAACAATGCTGGTGCATCTGGCAGGAGTGGAACTGACCCCAGAGGGGCAGACATGGTTGCAGAATACCCTGGCACCTGCCCAGGTGGTGTGGCTGAAACTTATCAGCAGAGAAGACAACGCTTTGCATTGTTTGGTGTCTCACAGCAGG CAGGGGTCAATGTGGGGCCACTGCATGAATGAAGAGGTCCTCAAGCTTGGCCTGGCTCGCACTGCGCCTATTGTGGGAGTGCTGCCTGACACCCCCCTGTACTGGCGCCTGCACAAACGGCTGCACAAGGCTGAGCTGAAAGCTGAGAAGAAGGGACGGGGCTTTTGGAGAGAGGAGAGTCTGTGGGAGAGAACTTCCAAGGCTGTCAGGGACAGCTCTATAATCAGACTGATGAAGACAATCTTTAAACGTTCCTAA
- the c18h3orf33 gene encoding protein C3orf33 homolog isoform X2 has translation MPTQQIIVRRFNGERTKIYNSNFRGFYVNLMYSGGALESHPVISKQTTGRRLCASLLKTYRPPSGRGFRCIEKMSTTCRSLPEKQKNISTCLAVAGVIVIARSIKLLTKFQAAREIPARFIERNVSLRGKVHSITEKGIEVEHVPIYLPVLSTLLSKHRDVSTSTMLVHLAGVELTPEGQTWLQNTLAPAQVVWLKLISREDNALHCLVSHSRGSMWGHCMNEEVLKLGLARTAPIVGVLPDTPLYWRLHKRLHKAELKAEKKGRGFWREESLWERTSKAVRDSSIIRLMKTIFKRS, from the exons ATGCCAACGCAACAAATAATAGTTCGCCGTTTTAATGGCGAACgtacaaaaatatataactcTAATTTTAGGGGCTTCTATGTCAACTTAATGTACTCAGGAGGCGCACTCGAGAGCCATCCTGTCATTTCGAAGCAGACCACGGGGCGGAGACTCTGCGCAAGCCTTTTAAAGACGTACCGCCCCcccagtgggcggggcttcagatGCATCGAGAAAATGTCAACAACATGCCGGAGTCTTCCAGAGAAACAGAAA AACATCAGCACTTGTCTGGCAGTGGCTGGAGTGATAGTAATAGCAAGGAGCATCAAGCTG CTCACAAAATTTCAAGCTGCACGTGAGATCCCTGCTCGCTTCATTGAGAGGAATGTCAGCCTGCGAGGGAAAGTTCATTCGATCACAGAAAAAGGAATTGAAGTGGAACATGTGCCAATTTATCTGCCTGTTCTCTCTACATTACTGTCCAAACATAGGG ATGTGTCCACTTCAACAATGCTGGTGCATCTGGCAGGAGTGGAACTGACCCCAGAGGGGCAGACATGGTTGCAGAATACCCTGGCACCTGCCCAGGTGGTGTGGCTGAAACTTATCAGCAGAGAAGACAACGCTTTGCATTGTTTGGTGTCTCACAGCAGG GGGTCAATGTGGGGCCACTGCATGAATGAAGAGGTCCTCAAGCTTGGCCTGGCTCGCACTGCGCCTATTGTGGGAGTGCTGCCTGACACCCCCCTGTACTGGCGCCTGCACAAACGGCTGCACAAGGCTGAGCTGAAAGCTGAGAAGAAGGGACGGGGCTTTTGGAGAGAGGAGAGTCTGTGGGAGAGAACTTCCAAGGCTGTCAGGGACAGCTCTATAATCAGACTGATGAAGACAATCTTTAAACGTTCCTAA